GTGGCTATCAATATAGCCACCACAAGTAGTACGTTCCGGACTTCAAGAGGAACTTCCTCAACTCTTCGGTAACCTAGCGAGAATCTTTTCAGAATTTTTTCTGAAAACGGTGAGCCACCAGAGAAGTACTCGACTAGTAAAGGTTTTTTTGAATCTCTTAAAGACGGACGATGGAGTTGACAGGCAGTTTTAGCATTAGCAGCAAGTAGAATGTCCCCAACTGCTGCATCTACGGAACCTTGACATCGGCGAACGTAGAAGATGTCCAAAGCTGTCAAACCTTTACTGTTCTTTATATTCACTTTCAGATATCCAATCAACAGCTTCACCATCTTCACAATTGagtagaaaatgaaatattagaagcttatataaagaaaatgacaaggcAAATCGGATGCTTACCTCAGGTTGATCTGCAGACACTGCAGTATGCAGTGGATTGTTTCCTTCCTCGTCCTTCCACTTCAGGATCTCCTCTTTGTTGAAGCGTCGAAGCCATCCTAACAAGACTTTAAAGGCTTTCAAACTCCCGTTTTTTACAGCGATATGTACAACAGTTTCAGATTTAACAGTCAACTCTTCGATTGATAAtggacaaacatacaaaaagtcAGCCACACTGGATTCATCGTCTAGTTGAGCTGCATAGTGCAGAGCAGTAACCATCCCCTTTGCTTTAACACGGACAATCTCACTGTCATGTTTTATCAACCATGTTACGAGTTCCTGGTACTTCTCCTCCAAATCCAAATCCCGGGGACTAAGCCCTTCCTGCAGGTGTTTTCCCTCCAAAGCCAAGTGGAGGGGGCTACGCCCAAGATGGTCTCGCTTCCTAGCAAATGAAGGCTTTAAGTTTAGTATCTCCTTGGCGAAATGGATCTTTCCCTCCCTTGCAGCTGTATGCAAGGGAGTAGCCACAAATGGTACTTGATCAATACGCTCTAAAACGTAGGGATCCTCTGCAAGTACTGAATATAATGCATCCACATTTCCTTCCATGGCAGCATTCTGCAACCTCTCATCCATGTCTGTGTGGGTGTTTAAAGAAATCTtttgcaaattttctttcaactaCAGGAGTAACAATGGTAGTTTGAgttataagaatgaaaattagGAGTCACTTTTTGCCTTGTGCACAGGACAGGAGAAATGAGCACCACAGATTCCTCTCTTTGGATAAGAAGGAACGAAGAAACATCGAAACAGAGAGTCTTGGTCAACAACATTCCACACTGAGCCACGAATTGACATGGCTTGACACTTTGGATAAACCGTTAAAATTTTTTCCCTTGTTCACAAAAACTCCGAAGTGTGCATTtggtataataaatttttatattttttattacttatattatttatatttaatccgttaaataataatatattaatatctcttttaatactatcaatcaaatacaaaaattatttataaatatttattacataaacatattattaatttatttttattaatatttaaaataatttatttttataataatcttttaagttttgataataaaatattttttaattaagtagaCCCTAATTGGAGTCCTATCTATAGTATACATGCAGTTCAATTGAAGTACTACGTCATAATTTACGTTTGAATGAAGACTTATATGATGTTTTACAAATTACAACTAAAGGATGTCTCATGGAACATTTCACATCTAAGGGGACTCATCATATTTTACATCAAACAGAACTGATCTGATATTTTACATCTAATGGTAGACTCATGAAactgtatataaaataataaaaaacgacATTAATAATCTACATCCAAATCCAATTACCTTCACTTTATCCAACAAAATGATTAGGCGCACTTGGTTAGgccatataaaaattaatatagtaatttatcttttattctgatttctcaataaataaaaaatttcaagaattttatattatcatgatAATGTAActtggataatattttttaataattatacttataaataataagtaaaataaactcttaatgttttttttaattaccacAAATCATACACCACCGaaactttttatatttcatattatatttcttttattgatcCTTTTTACTACACCGAAAGTTACTTTGTGGGGcctttgtttattaatttttttggttgtaaGTTTTCTTGCAGCATATTATATTCCTTTTTCGTTTTTTAAATCACCAACGTTGGAAAGTCACTTGGCATGGCCGCTGGAGAAACCTGCGTTTGGGAAGCTTTAAACAACCTAAGATGTGAACTCAGCTGTTGCtgctattttttatgttatgttgaTAGAGTTAGCATTGTTTATGATGTTTCTTACATTGCCTGCAGAGCTGGACTATATGTGGATCCGGTCCAGAGGTCGATTAGACTATTTAATCGgtgatcaaattatttaattgattaaaaataatcttatataatttatcattagatatattatctaatttattttaacagaaaaataaatttaagggaaatttaattaaatacccaaattatgatctaattaaacataatttcccAAATACATTAACACAAAACCAATATACCCAATTTATGtacaatgaccaaaatgccctggtataaaaccaaaacaaaatgaagACCCCAACTATTGCAAAATCACCAACCAAACCCGTTAGCTCAAGGATTTGCAAGCCGTCCAACCCTGTGACTTTCTCTAGAGACGCAAATGGCAAATCAAGTTAGTCatatttttacaatttgatGTAAAAATTTAGGCGATTGAAATGAACACTTTGGGTGTTTTTTATGTTAAGGTTTTGAGATATGAATTTTTGATTAAATGGCTTGAATCTTTcatgttttggatgaattttgttaaaatgCATCTTCTCTCTCCCATTTTGAACCCTAACTTTAATTTAGCTACTTCTCCTCTAtaacttgttaaaatttatcttcTCTCCACCTTCAACTTCTCCAACTATTAgtgaacattaaaaaattagctttgtttgatttgatatatACTGTTTATTTGGTTATCAGTTCATAAATCAAGTTAATTGAATGCAcactttattgttattaaaaagttgtcacaattttttttaaagaaatacagtttattgtatattttatataaaagttggCATAgacttaaatctaatataattaaatgtttttatataagtTATAATCCATGAAAAAGATTCCATACAAATTTAGAGTTCAATCACAATTTTAATACAAGTAAAAGAcacaaaagtttataaaaagattgattaaatttactagaaaattaattgatatttaagttttataactttgaaTCTAGTTgttaaatcaaaacttaattatctaGATTGAAGATCCACATGTCTCGTTGTATATTGATAAAACAAACaagttagaataatatatttaaatatttgaatatcaattatttagtttaacaCTATTTTTTCAAAAGATTGAAACTCTATCTCTGGAAATTAAATTCTGAGGAATGGTTGCCAAAATAAAGTTGAAGATCTAGAGGAAGAAAttcagtttttgaaattaacCTTCTTGATTTTAATTGACATATGCTTTGGTTTTTCCAATAAAAATGTGGTGTTTGGGTAATAACCTAAGCCAATTCTACAATAGgtttaaagttttgttttgtaTCAAGACAAACATGTCCTTTATTTCTAATTTCAGACTCATTTGAGAGTGAgtctaataatatatctttaaatttatttgttcaaaCATATTTACCATTAAGGGTGGACGCAAGtaacttattttcaaactttttttttttatttgaagatgaatttaaataatatttcttcaattttgtcaaattgaagtGTGGGTGTAGGCCTACTCTAACAAAGTTCAAATCCGCCGCCGGGTGTGATTGGATGGAGTAGCGGAAGTTGTGaacatttttaattctaatttcagACTCATTTGAGAGTGAGTCGTGAATGTACGATGGTGGGGATTCCATGGCAATAATTCTAGAGAAAAAGCATTAGACTTTGTATCTTGATTCTTATGTTTTCACTGCATAATGACTCTTTTTCAAGAAGTGcaactcatttttatttcttggtAGCTTCACCTAAATTTCCTGGCAACTtccttttgtcattttcatagaATTAAAtagtcatataataaaaaacttttcaaGCGACTAGACTGAGAGAAGGATCCAGAAATAAGCATAAAGGTAGACTATCAACTTAACACAATGGaactagggatgacaatggaACACATAACAATATTGTATTAAATCTGAAATTGTCGAAACAATTTTGTATCTTCCATTATGGAGTTGCCCTTGTTACtgtttaaaagtttataatagACAAGGTCACTAACTAATCTGGATTACTTAAcgaaaaatagtaataataaatttatctcttaagttattattttcaaacaaattgtTGGACCATCTCTTTCAAACAGATTGTTTCTCACATGGAACAATCTTAGGTAATCTCTTTTGTGTATTATCTCTTAAGAAAATTACATTCgaattgatttgattcaataaagAATGAGGTGTGATAGGGTGGAGTAGCGACGCAGAGCGGAAGTTGTAAATGCGAGGTCATAAAGCTACGGCGGTGGAGTTTCCATGCCAATAATTTcagagtaaaaacaaaaaatttgtatctAGATTCTTGTGTTTACACTGCAACATTTTTATTTAGTGGTGGCTTCACCTAAATTTCCTGCCAACTTCTTTTCGTCATTTTCATAACAAttaagagcaatgctatattTATTTAAGCGAGTTGCATCCTTacaatacaataattattcacCAAGTGCCTTCCACGAACCCAGTTGAGTTGGTGACTCTGGTGCCTATTCGGCTCTCTCAAAAGATGACTGAACTGTCGTGCTACACCGCATTTGGTTTCCACGTCATCAGCCTTCGACCAAAACTATTGTTCTTTTGcgcagaaaaaacaaaaaaaggcaaaaatatatgaaaagcATTTGAATAATAAAGACAAGGATTTTGAGTAAAAGTTATTTGAGTAAAACTATTGTTCGGATTCATATACAAcaagtttgtttcaaatttatttgagtaaaagttaatttaaaccCGAACAAGCTCACGAATCAACTGGATGTAGTCTACATCGGATAGATTATTAATAtcattagttatattattttaaatactatatattttattatattctggATATCTTTCAATTAGAGATACATACatgtattaatattttaaaagtaatgttatgtatatatattttaatttagatatataattaatatataattatgtgattaaatattattttatctttaattcaaaattatttaaaaaattttagtatagtGAAATTCATTagaatgaatattaaaaaaattaaatcatcatatttaagtttcataaaaaaataattatttttttaattaatagataataaaattattttttataaactgtaaaatattatttaaccttttttttttccctttttttgcCTCTTAATTAGTTTTATAGTCCAGACTAACCCATACCAAGTTCTCtataaaaaagaagaatgagCTCCTTATTCTCCGATAGGCtgaaaaatttgcaaaattgaTCACTAATCGTAGAATGGAAGGCCCCAGCAGCATGGTGAGACTTGATACGTTGCGGAATCTACAGAGCCTGGCCAAGGAAGGAGATGTGGAAGCATTAT
This sequence is a window from Mangifera indica cultivar Alphonso chromosome 20, CATAS_Mindica_2.1, whole genome shotgun sequence. Protein-coding genes within it:
- the LOC123204945 gene encoding ankyrin repeat-containing protein BDA1-like isoform X3; this encodes MDERLQNAAMEGNVDALYSVLAEDPYVLERIDQVPFVATPLHTAAREGKIHFAKEILNLKPSFARKRDHLGRSPLHLALEGKHLQEGLSPRDLDLEEKYQELVTWLIKHDSEIVRVKAKGMVTALHYAAQLDDESSVADFLYVCPLSIEELTVKSETVVHIAVKNGSLKAFKVLLGWLRRFNKEEILKWKDEEGNNPLHTAVSADQPEMVKLLIGYLKVNIKNSKGLTALDIFYVRRCQGSVDAAVGDILLAANAKTACQLHRPSLRDSKKPLLVEYFSGGSPFSEKILKRFSLGYRRVEEVPLEVRNVLLVVAILIATATYQAALSPPGGYWQDDGNLQPAANNTGISNTTSTIFNTEQHAAGKMIRQSFRQTFNYLAFFTSVCFISTLVAGLPFYRIILIMTTWMEGSYWLSILENIGNSGSFFPVFYIPFIGVCLLATYYIPVFLACQHLELTQHGRRKNLRLGSFEQPKMGNQL
- the LOC123204945 gene encoding ankyrin repeat-containing protein BDA1-like isoform X2, whose protein sequence is MDERLQNAAMEGNVDALYSVLAEDPYVLERIDQVPFVATPLHTAAREGKIHFAKEILNLKPSFARKRDHLGRSPLHLALEGKHLQEGLSPRDLDLEEKYQELVTWLIKHDSEIVRVKAKGMVTALHYAAQLDDESSVADFLYVCPLSIEELTVKSETVVHIAVKNGSLKAFKVLLGWLRRFNKEEILKWKDEEGNNPLHTAVSADQPEMVKLLIGYLKVNIKNSKGLTALDIFYVRRCQGSVDAAVGDILLAANAKTACQLHRPSLRDSKKPLLVEYFSGGSPFSEKILKRFSLGYRRVEEVPLEVRNVLLVVAILIATATYQAALSPPGGYWQDDGNLQPAANNTGISNTTSTIFNTEQHAAGEMILQSSGQLLFLTFNSLAFFTSVCFICTLVAGLPFYGIILAMTSWMEFSYFSSILETIEYGESFSLGPLFIIFLFVSVLATYCIPSFLDGQHSELTRHGRRKNLRMGSFEQPKI